DNA sequence from the Bufo bufo chromosome 3, aBufBuf1.1, whole genome shotgun sequence genome:
cctgtgtgaattctctgatgtatgtcaaaatatgttttttgactgaaacacttctcacattcaggacattgaaatggcttctctcctatgtGAATGCTCTGATGTTTCATAAGACTTGATTTCGCAgtaaaagatttcccacattctggacataaaaatggcttcactcccgtgtgaattctctgatgcacCTCAAGACTTGATTTCGTACTAAAACActgcccacattcaggacatgaaaatggtttctctcctgtgtgaattctctgatgttcctCAAACCGTGATTTTCtattaaaacacttcccacattcagaacatgaaaatggcttctctcctgtgtgaattttttgATGTTCCTTAAATCTTGATTTTgtactaaaacacttcccacattcagaacatgaaaatggcttctctaatgtgtgaattctctgatgttcctCAAATCTTGATTTTCtaataaaacacttcccacattcagaacatgaaaatggcttctctcctgtgtgaatcatctgatgtttcacaagacttgatttcacattaaaatatttcccacattctgaacatgaaaatggcttctctcctgtgtgaattctctgatgcacCTCAAGACTTGATTTTctactaaaacacttcccacattcagaacatgaaaatggattctcccctgtgtgaattcggaGATGTTCAACAAGACAAGCTTtgtcaataaaatatttttcgcattctgaacatgaatatggcttctctccagtATGAGTTCTCAGGTGTATCTTAAGATGCTGTTGACTGTTAAACCACTTCCCAC
Encoded proteins:
- the LOC120993546 gene encoding gastrula zinc finger protein XlCGF26.1-like; amino-acid sequence: MNKHFHVQKEKMFNVLSSFAQHQRNSTGEKPYSCSECEKTFTVKSSLLRHLRIHTGEKPFSCQECGELFKRKDHLELHMRSHTGEKPFLCSECGKWFNSQQHLKIHLRTHTGEKPYSCSECEKYFIDKACLVEHLRIHTGENPFSCSECGKCFSRKSSLEVHQRIHTGEKPFSCSECGKYFNVKSSLVKHQMIHTGEKPFSCSECGKCFIRKSRFEEHQRIHTLEKPFSCSECGKCFSTKSRFKEHQKIHTGEKPFSCSECGKCFNRKSRFEEHQRIHTGEKPFSCPECGQCFSTKSSLEVHQRIHTGVKPFLCPECGKSFTAKSSLMKHQSIHIGEKPFQCPECEKCFSQKTYFDIHQRIHTGVKPYSCTECERCFTVKSSLVRHLRTHTGEKPYSCTECEKCFTEKSNLLRHLGSHTGEKPF